A genomic segment from Phragmites australis chromosome 6, lpPhrAust1.1, whole genome shotgun sequence encodes:
- the LOC133921492 gene encoding uncharacterized protein LOC133921492 has protein sequence MKAEKAAVGVAVGGGDEWRCRKHPAARSGGGVCPYCLRDRLLRFCPNCAHVRPCPCGASCASPSSSSSASVDAVGRVHSLIEREHRIARSRSVAAASSIAFAAAVTTATAGGGRGRRKARVWGWPPFWKAAAREGDSEEPDEEEGLGLPRSSSVSATAVEAKAAVAARARWGWHFPSPLKAFRHRRSSASAPGRA, from the coding sequence ATGAAGGCGGAGAAGGCAGCGGTGGGCGTAGCTGTCGGTGGCGGCGACGAGTGGCGGTGCCGGAAGCACCCGGCCGCGAGATCCGGCGGCGGGGTGTGCCCGTACTGCCTCCGGGACAGGCTCCTCCGCTTCTGCCCCAACTGCGCGCACGTGCGGCCATGCCCCTGCGGCGCGTCGTGCGCCTccccgtcttcctcctcctcggcctccgtcGACGCCGTCGGCCGCGTCCACAGCCTCATCGAGCGGGAGCACCGGATCGCGCGGTCGCGGTCCGTCGCCGCGGCCTCCTCCATCGCGTTTGCTGCCGCCGTCACAACCGCCACCGCCGGAGGCGGCCGCGGGAGGCGGAAGGCGAGGGTCTGGGGCTGGCCGCCGTTCTGGAAGGCGGCAGCGAGGGAGGGCGACTCGGAGGAACCtgacgaggaggaggggctGGGGCTGCCGCGGTCGAGCTCCGTGTCCGCGACGGCCGTGGAGGcgaaggcggcggtggcggctcggGCGCGGTGGGGGTGGCACTTCCCGAGCCCGCTCAAGGCGTTCCGGCACCGGAGGTCGTCGGCGAGCGCGCCGGGGCGGGCGTGA